DNA sequence from the Halorubrum aethiopicum genome:
CGCACAGATGCGTACCGAACTTCAAGAGCTCCAACAGCAACTTGATGTCACAACGATATACGTAACACACGATCAGACCGAAGCGATGGCCATGGGTGACCGTATTGCGGTACTCGACGGCGGGGAACTACAACAGGTTGGAGAACCGGAGACGGTGTATGTAGAACCCGCCAACGAATTCGTGGCAAAGTTCATCGGATCGCCAAGTATCAATCTCTTCACGGCTTCTGTCGATGGGAAGACATTGTCGGCGACGGATGCACCGATCAGTTACCAACTGACGGATCACTCAATGCTCGGCGAACGTGACCAGGTGCGCGTGGGAATCCGTCCGGAGGACCTGCGGGTCGTTTCGGATGGTGTGTTTACCGCAACAGTCAATGTTGCTGAGCATATGGGCAACGAGAATTTCCTCTACTTGGATGCCAACGGTACCGAGGTAACGGCCCGGATTGAAAGTTCGGTTCGGCCCGAAGCCGGGTCGGAAGTCGATCTCATGTTTGAGGAGGATTCCCTGTATCTGTTCGACGAACAGACAGGAGATGCTATCAAAACAAAGGAGGCAGTGTTGGAGGACAATTCGCTGCCTTTCGCCGAATCCTGAACGTCACGAGAAACGAAAATTTCCAATTACCACTCGGGTGACGGCGCAGACCGCATTGAGGGTCGAATACTTCGTATCGACTTAATACGCTCTCTTGCGATGTCTTTGGCGACATGTTGTGGCGGACGTTCCTGACGCTCAGCACGCATCCCTACTTCACGCATTTTATCTTTAATCCGCCGCAGATATTCAACTACGCGCTGGTGGCTGTATCCGCCCTGACGAAGGAGATCGGTATGTTCGATAATAGTCCCCGAACTCGCGAGGAAGTCGGGAGCATGTAGGATGCCTGCGTTGGCGAGCTGAACAGCATCTTGAGAGGAGTCGAACTGGTTGTTCGCCGGGCCACAGACAATTTCACAATCAAGTTCGGGAATGCTTTCGTCGTTCAAGACACCTCCGAGTGCCGCAGGAACGAACACATCGCAGTCGACAGTGTGAATTGATTCCGGATCCGCCGTTCCAACATTTAATTCATCAGCAAGAAGATCAACACGTTCTCGGTCGATGTCAGCGATTGTCACCTGCGCCCCTCGATGAGAGAGATACCGGACGACGTGTTCGCCCATCTCTCCGACACCTTGAACCGCAACGTGCCGCTCACTGAGGTCGTCTGAACCAAAGACTAATTCACAACAACCCACCATGGCATTTATCACACCGAGACCGCCCGCATGAAAGAATTCGTCGGTCGGTCTAGGAAACTGTTCTGGTAATCCAGTCACATACTCGGTCTCTCGATTCATCCAGCGGAGCGCTTCTTTGTCGGTCCCGATATCGCTCCCAGTAATGAACTGCCCATCGAAGCTATCCACAACGCGCGCGTAGGATCGATATAATGATTCGCTACGCTGTTCCTCGTCGTCGGCCCAAATTACTCCTTTTGCTCCGCCCATGTCGATTCCGGCTAGAGCGTACTTGTATGTCATTGCCTCGGCGAGACCAAGCACATCTTCTAATGCGTCTTCTTCGGATGTATACACATATCTTCTCGTCCCGCCGCCTGCCGGGCCGAGCTGAGTGTCATGTATCGCGATTATTCCGTTCAGCCCTACGTCTTCGTCGCGGAAGAACCGAACTTCACTGGCATCGTACTCTGAGAGTAGATCTGTTATCGAAGCCATGTAGTAGATTATTCACAAGGAGGTGGGTTATATGTTCCCATTCGAGCATTCTGCTCCCATAGTGGGGTGTGATCGTGCGCACGCATACCGTAATGTATTAATCTCAGTTTGACTTTCTTACAGTGTGATCCGAGCATATTCCCCCGAAAGAGATGCTGATGCGCTGTGGGACCTGAAACGCCAGTTTGAACTAGAACTCGGCGGCAACACTGGAGGAGAAGAGAAGTCGACGAAGTATCAAGATAAGGTCGATGAAGAGTATCAGAACCGCTATCTGGACTGGACAAGGCGGTGTATTGAATCTGATCCTGACTGTATCAGCATCGCCGAGGTCGATCAAAGCATCGTCGGTTATGCGTTCGTTCTTCCAGAGAATTTCGCAATGATCTGGGACGCTGCTGTGCTCAACGAGATTTTCATAATGGAGTCACACCGTGGGACAGGAGTTGCTGACGATCTTATGCAATCCGTTCTCGAAACGGCTAAAAAACAAGATCTTCCACTCGATCGGTTGCTATTAGACGTAGATGAGGACAACGAACGTGCTCAAGCGTTCTACCAACGATACGATTTCAAAAAATGGGGTGATTTGGTCGCTCGCTCGGTTTAATTGAGTTCGTCTTCCGGTCTCGTGTGGATCGCTGAATTCTGAAACGATCGTGTTTAGTTAAGGATGAAGAGTGAGGCGGAGGGATTTCTTGCTGGTCTATGGCAGAAATCGCTCGCCTCAGCGGATGTATGGAGTAGATTGATTTGGATTTTGTGGAGTGCCAGCGGACACCCGAGCGTGCGATGAAGCTTGGTATTCAATTCCAGTTAGCGGGGCTTTCACTGTCGAATACCGCGTCGCTGCTCGAGGAGTTGGATGTCGAGCGCTCGCGTAAGGCAATCCATGATTGGATACAGAAAGCCGATTTACAGCCCACGGAAGGCTGACATCCGAATCACATTGCGATTGACGAGACAGTGATTCGAATCAATGATCAGCAGTTCTGGCTGTACGCTGCGGCTAATCCTGAGACGAACGTGCTGCTACACCTCCGATTATTTTCGACGATAACGACCGCAGTAACCGAGATGTTTCTCCGAGAATTCCGAGAAAAACACGAGCTTGAAACTGCCGTGTTTCTCGTCGATGGCGCTCACCACCTCCAAACTGCGCTTACCAGAGCTGAACTCCGATTTCAGACAGAACGCCATGGAAATCTGAATGCCATCGAACGTATCTTTCGAGAACTCAAACGCCGCCATCTTCCTCAAACTGTTTCATCAATGTTGAGCCTCAAACCGCAGAAACATGGTTCCAAGCATTTGCTACTTGGCTCAATGCCCCAAGCTAAACACGACCTCTGAAACAGTACACGCATTAATTTGCGAGGAGAAAAAAATATGCCACGAGAAAATTTTCATCTGCTATAGTTCCCCCTGACATTACAAGACTATGGTTGTAATACCTAATTCTGAAGGTTTGTCTTCAACAAAGATAGGTAGAGAACATGCTACTAAACGAGAATCGACGTTATTCAACAAGGGTCTTACCTATCGCTTGAGCTTTCCATTAAATGCTTGGTATATTGTCAAAAATAACTAAATATTTAATATTTATATACAGATTTTGATATTTTTGTCTCCGGCTATTTAATAATTTCGAGGTAATATAATATCTAAATTCTATGAAATATGATAGAAATTTATGGTTGTTGATACAGCATAATCTTGTTTGTTTCTCTGTATTGTCGTTATTGAATATTGTTCCATATTTTGTCACATCTAGTGATAGTCGATTTCAATCCACCGTTCAACACTAGGTCGACAATTTCGATCTATAGCTGTAATCTGCTCCGTGGCTAAGTTTGGTTGTGATATATAAAAACATAATTTGACATAATGACTAATACTGGCTGTACACTAGTGTCGATCATTGTCGGCCTGTCAGCGAATACAGCCACGAACAAATGTGCTTAACCGAGCAAACCCTACTCTCAGGACTGTATGGCCGAAACATTGTATTTGACTGCGAAGCTCTCGCTTGGCGATGCTGTGTGATCGTTCGCTTGGTATCGATAGTTCGGAGAGATCATTTTGATGTTTGTCATCATCAACAAAGAATCGCCATGTGAACCGGTTTGATCGTGATTCAACATATATCCAACACAGCACGATAAACAAACCTCGTGTAGAGCGATTTTGCGATGATCTCTTCGACAAACATAAGATAATATATGTGTTGTTTTCTGGAATAAACCAGTTTATCCTCAGTGAGGAGATTGGTACCATTACTTCGATCCCAGATACGAATGATATGGAATTTCGGATTGATCAGTCTTAGTCTTCGTTGTTTTGATGTGTTGAATTAATATAATATATGTTATATATTCGGGAACAAATCAGATTTAGTATAAAACTTTGATTTCATTGTATTTCCGGATGGTGTTCTATTCTATGTTAAATTCGATGAGCTCCTGAGAGACTCTTTGGCTACGATCAATGGGTGAAAACAAGTTTATATTTCGGTCCCATGTGGAGAGATATGACTACAGAACAAATCACTGAATCGCAAGTACAAATCAGTGTTAGAAACATTGGTGGAATTGAAAAATCCGAAGTTACCATTCCACCGGGTGTCTCAATACTGACTGGACGTAACGCAACGAACCGGACATCATTTCTGACAGCGTTGATGGCAGGACTTGGCAGTGAACAGGCCTCACTCAAGGGTGACACAGAAAAAGGGTCGGTCACTCTCGATATCGGTGAAGAAACGTACACACGGACTCTAACTCGACATGATGATACAGTTTCGTTCGACGGGGATCCATACCTTAATGACCCTGAACTCGCAGACTTGTTCGCCTTCTTGCTTGAAAATAACGAGGCACGTCGAACTGTTGCCCGTGGTGACGATCTCCGTGAAATCATTATGCGGCCCATTGATACGGATCGAATTGATGCTGAGATTGAGTCGTGTAGACGTAAACGTGAGGAAGTCGATAACGAACTCCAGCAGCTTGAACAACTCGAACAAACACTACCAGAACTCGAGGAAAAACGACACGAAAAGGAAGCTGAA
Encoded proteins:
- a CDS encoding ABC transporter ATP-binding protein, with the translated sequence MANINITDLTKVYESDAGDVVAVNDVDLDITDGEFLVLVGPSGCGKTTTLRCLAGLESATKGSIRFAQRDVTDLRARDRDVAMVFQNYALYPHMTVRQNMEFGLRLSTEQPAAKIGENVESTAQMLGIEDQLDEKPRSLSGGQQQRVALGRAIVREPSVFLMDEPLSNLDAKLRAQMRTELQELQQQLDVTTIYVTHDQTEAMAMGDRIAVLDGGELQQVGEPETVYVEPANEFVAKFIGSPSINLFTASVDGKTLSATDAPISYQLTDHSMLGERDQVRVGIRPEDLRVVSDGVFTATVNVAEHMGNENFLYLDANGTEVTARIESSVRPEAGSEVDLMFEEDSLYLFDEQTGDAIKTKEAVLEDNSLPFAES
- a CDS encoding Glu/Leu/Phe/Val dehydrogenase family protein, which produces MASITDLLSEYDASEVRFFRDEDVGLNGIIAIHDTQLGPAGGGTRRYVYTSEEDALEDVLGLAEAMTYKYALAGIDMGGAKGVIWADDEEQRSESLYRSYARVVDSFDGQFITGSDIGTDKEALRWMNRETEYVTGLPEQFPRPTDEFFHAGGLGVINAMVGCCELVFGSDDLSERHVAVQGVGEMGEHVVRYLSHRGAQVTIADIDRERVDLLADELNVGTADPESIHTVDCDVFVPAALGGVLNDESIPELDCEIVCGPANNQFDSSQDAVQLANAGILHAPDFLASSGTIIEHTDLLRQGGYSHQRVVEYLRRIKDKMREVGMRAERQERPPQHVAKDIARERIKSIRSIRPSMRSAPSPEW
- a CDS encoding GNAT family N-acetyltransferase, whose protein sequence is MIRAYSPERDADALWDLKRQFELELGGNTGGEEKSTKYQDKVDEEYQNRYLDWTRRCIESDPDCISIAEVDQSIVGYAFVLPENFAMIWDAAVLNEIFIMESHRGTGVADDLMQSVLETAKKQDLPLDRLLLDVDEDNERAQAFYQRYDFKKWGDLVARSV